The genomic segment ATTTCTTTCAATATCCTTATTCTGTCTGATTTATGGGCTGTTAGAAGGGAATAATTATGGATTCGATTCTATAAAAATATTAACATTATTTGGTGTTACAATAATATCAACAATAATTTTATTAATTATTGAAAAAAGAAATAAGAATGCTCTATTTGATCTCTCCCTTTTCAAAATAAGAAGTTTTACAGTAGCATCAGTTACTTTGGCTTTTGTTGGTGTTGTTTATGCTGTATGTGGAAGCTTAATAAATTTTTATTTAAAAGGTATATTGAATTATACTACTTCACAATCTGGAAATATAATAGCCTTTATGTCCATAGGTTTTTTAGTCTCATCTATTATAGCTGGAATTTTATCTACTAAATTAAAATTTTCAACTCTATCTTTTATAGCTGTAATAATATGTATGGCATCATTATACTTAATATCAACAATCAACCCCAATGTTAGTATAAATACATTAAGATTATACTTATTCATAGGAGGATTAGGAAACGGTATAGTCGGTGGTCAATTAGTTGCATCTGCTTTAGCAGACATCCCTAAAGAAAAAAATGGTCAAGCTTCTGGAGTTAATAGAATGATCGCTAATATAGGGAATTTACTATGTATCTCAATATTATCAGCTATATTAATAAGCAATGAAAATTATTATTTCAACTCATCTAAAAATGAAATGATTAATTCAATAAAGGTTGAATCTAGATTAAACTCAAATGTAAAAAATAAAATTATTGCTCAATTAGAGAATATGGATAAGGGTAACTATAACAAATTACCAGAAAGAATAAATTTTGTGATAAAAAATACAAGTACGCCTAAAGAAGAAGCTTATATATTAAGTAATATAATAAGTAGAGATACAAAATATACACGAGAGAATACATCAAAAGCGTTTACTGATACCTTCAGAATTTCTATTTTAGGATTAGTTCCAGCCCTTATTTTAAGTCTATTTGTAAATCCTGAATGCTTATATAAAAAAAAAGAATAGTAAACTTCAAATGTTAAATGCCTCCTTCAAGTACGTATTTAACATGCTACAGTGAATCGGTAGGTTATTATGAATTGAATTTTTTTAAGAGAATATATATAATTCATGAAATAATGACCTTTATTTAATTATTAAATAAAATATTTTAGTTAACTTTTATATAAAACATGAAAAAAAGTTCATTTAATATTATAAAAATTATAATATAATTTTTATAATATTAAAGTTGTTTTATTGACTTTTTTCAAAAGAAATTTTACAATGATAATGTAAAAGTATGGAGGTAAATATTAGTGAAGAACATACGTAAAATTCAAGTACGAACTATAGAAAACAAGGAAAAGCTCGTTATATCAGCCGATGATCTATTTATGATTAAGGGTTTTTATAATACAACATCAAAAGAAATAGCAAAACATGCTGGAGTTTCAACAGGTGTATTTTATAATTATTTTGATAACAAAACGGATATATTTATAGAAATTTATAAAACCACTTGTTCATATTCATATAACTATCTAGAGAATTTAATAAGTAACTTATCTATAGAAAATGTAGATTACAAACCTTTGTTTATAAACTATATTCGTAATGGTATAAAAGCATCTTGTAAAAACAGACATCTATATGATGATTTAGAATCATTAAAAAAAGAGTCCTGTGAAGTATACAACATTTATAATTATAACAATGATAAAATGATTTTACTTCTTCAAGATTTTATTAAAAGTTTATATCATGGAGAGAAAAACATTAATTGGAATATAAAATGTCAAATAATATTAAATACTGTTCAAAGTAATGCAAATGCTATCGTTGCAATAAAAGATACTAAACAAAGAAATGAATACATAAACAACTTAATAGATATGTTATATAAATTTATATTTGATAATAGGGATTGAGTAACATACAACATAATAAGATGTTATCTTAAATGAAAGAAGAACTGAAATTTTGAACCTTATTTACTAATAATAAAAGTGCGTAATTATTTAATACTACCGCATTTAATATGAAATATATATAAGGTATTTATTAATTTGTAAAAAATTAACGTTTAATGTTATAACTTTTCTAGTGATTAAGTCACAATTGTGTTTTATTGCTAAGCACTTTTGACAGAGTTAACTGTTTTTTTTAACGTAAAAAGGAACAGATTCTGAAAACAGATCCCGTTCCTTTTTCATTCTTTATTTATTCTTTTTCCTGTATTTCTGAATATTTGTACAAATATTTAGACCAGGAACCCATAATTTTGTGAAGCGCCGGTATCAGAATTAGAGTTAGAATAATTCCCAACAAGGAGGCTAACATGATTGTATTCATGCCATAATGCAATATCTTCTCAGCGGTATATAAGGACCAGACACTAGGCAGTGGTAAAATAATTGATGTGATGACTCCTGGTACATAGTGCTTAAAACGGATGCATATAAACATATGGATAAAAACCAAATGTAAAGTTACCCCTGCCCGCTTTTGATGAGGTAAAGGGTGAAAAGATGCCTTTTCCTAAAGAAAATATTCAGTACGCTTTAACATCTAGCACTGGTGGGTTTATGCACATCCTTCTCAGGTGGCTGAACGACAGTACACAGAAATCGCCAGAAGAAATGGCAATAGTAGTGAAAGATCTTGTTTCAATCTGCAATTATTCGAATCCCATAAAAAAAGCGAATCAGTCATGAATTTAGCTTCAATGAGGAATGACCCATGACAATAAATATTTGAAAAAAGTGTGTTTCCAATGTAAGAAAAGCCTACTTATTTAACAGCCGGAGCGCCTGTTTTTCTGTTCAAAGGAGGTATGCTCTGTAGCACTCGCTGTTGTGGTAACCGACACCCTGATGACCTTTATACTCAGGATGTTGTGGTGTTACAAATATATACCACTTATCTATATACAGAAAAAAATTGCATAAAATACCTAAAAGGTTTTTTAGATAATTTGCCTATTCCACCTTAGGGCTGGTCCACCTTGAACAAGTTGTGATGAACCTACAACTTGCACAAGGTGGCTGGGTATTTCAAATATACGTGCGTAGTATTGTTTACATCTGATACGCATATAATTTAGCTATGGCAGCACTTCCCATAATAAATTTTGCTGCAAATAGGGGTACAGGTAGTAACGGAACCAAAAACTACTATAAGTGTGCAAAAAAAATGGAATTTTAAATTTAAATAGCTGTTTATCATCAATCTTAAGAAAAGAAAAAAAGGCATCGCTGCCTTTTGGTTTGTTGAGCAATATATGAATGTTGCGTCATTTATGGAAATTAACTAATTTTGTAACGCAATACGCCATTCCTGTTGTGCCACCACAACCAACTATAATCAATATTGGTTCAAATTCTGCATATTTCATACTAAATGCAAAGGCTAAAAAGCCAATTATTGCACCAAAAAAATATATATAATAAGACTTATATTTCATAGTACCCCCTTTAAAATTGTTTCGTCATCGCTTTAAGTTGCGACTTAATCACTAGAAATATAATACCATTAAATACTATTTTTACAAACCAATACAGCCTATCTTTATACATTTCATAATTTAGTTTGATGTTAAAACGAATTACTCTCCGTAAAGGTGTACTTTTTTAAACGGTATATAGAGCGTTCACTATATCTAATTTTTGTGTTTTTGAACGTTCATATTAAATAATTAGTATTCTCAAACACCTACTGTGTACAGATTAGGTTTAGTTATCGCCATATATTTACAGACCTATAGCTGATTTCTGTTCCGTTACTACCTAAACCCCTAATACAGAAAAAATGGTTTTAGAATTACCATTAGGTAATGAAGTATTCAAGTTGTCTTATATTAGGGGGTAGTATCCGCTAAGCGTAAATTTACCACGTTAAGATACATATTACCAAAATAACGATAAATACAGGGAGAATATTAAATATACTCGTGTTATTTTAATATTTTTCTCAAAGGTTTTACATTAGCTAATATATATTTTTTATTACTTTTTTAGTTAGCATTATCAATACTATAATTCTACTTTAACTAACTTGTTTTGAGCAAAAAAATAAGAGCTTTATCATTTCGTGATTAAACCCTATGTGTATCAATGTTTTACAGTGATGTTATATATTTTTTCGAGTTAGAACTTTTTAGTATTAATTCTAAGTCGGAATATTTTGATAAAAGACTCTTTTGGTAATAACTGTCTCAACGTATATTTTCCGCGTTTTGCGAGCACTACCCCCATATGCAGTAGCAAATCTATTACAGAAAACAAAGTCCATATTAAGTTGCAAAATCATTGCAAATATAGAGGTAACTCAAAACTTTTAATATGTTCAAATTTTTTCATAATAACACCTGAC from the Clostridium sp. CM027 genome contains:
- a CDS encoding TetR-like C-terminal domain-containing protein; this encodes MPAFDEVKGEKMPFPKENIQYALTSSTGGFMHILLRWLNDSTQKSPEEMAIVVKDLVSICNYSNPIKKANQS
- a CDS encoding TetR/AcrR family transcriptional regulator, which gives rise to MKNIRKIQVRTIENKEKLVISADDLFMIKGFYNTTSKEIAKHAGVSTGVFYNYFDNKTDIFIEIYKTTCSYSYNYLENLISNLSIENVDYKPLFINYIRNGIKASCKNRHLYDDLESLKKESCEVYNIYNYNNDKMILLLQDFIKSLYHGEKNINWNIKCQIILNTVQSNANAIVAIKDTKQRNEYINNLIDMLYKFIFDNRD
- a CDS encoding DHA2 family efflux MFS transporter permease subunit, giving the protein MKDSKKKLLALIGLVMSGFIGSLDSTVVNVSLPAIQQSFDVEFQGVMWISTIFLLFNASSLVTLAKLGDMFGRKTLFLISLSVFTISSVLCGISPSLLILIIARAVQGIASAGLMTIAIPIALGMFPKEKSGMIAGAWGSSMALAMAIGPSLGGFITEKINWRYIFYINIPLAIISYILVTMFVSKDEILLNNKKIDLGGILFLSISLFCLIYGLLEGNNYGFDSIKILTLFGVTIISTIILLIIEKRNKNALFDLSLFKIRSFTVASVTLAFVGVVYAVCGSLINFYLKGILNYTTSQSGNIIAFMSIGFLVSSIIAGILSTKLKFSTLSFIAVIICMASLYLISTINPNVSINTLRLYLFIGGLGNGIVGGQLVASALADIPKEKNGQASGVNRMIANIGNLLCISILSAILISNENYYFNSSKNEMINSIKVESRLNSNVKNKIIAQLENMDKGNYNKLPERINFVIKNTSTPKEEAYILSNIISRDTKYTRENTSKAFTDTFRISILGLVPALILSLFVNPECLYKKKE